The Engystomops pustulosus chromosome 2, aEngPut4.maternal, whole genome shotgun sequence genomic interval tttttttttgagggcaggagtagaaaataatcaattctgtactggattttttactttttttttttttggtgttcactgtatagcccaatatcatgttatctttattctatgggtcaatacgattacggggataccatacattaatattttttcttacgttttattaAATTTGCTAAATAATACCCTAATCTGGGGAAAAATCTATGAGTTTTGCATTGacttcttccaagtggcataacattttgacttttttggctatggagctggttgatggctttttttttgttgtactttgcaacagtatcattctggagtacatatgtttttttcaacactttttattgcatttttgtgagcattcaataggtaaaaataatatttttgctagtttttttttgttttgttttttgccgttcatcgtgcgggttcaataatgatttacttttattcttacTATTATTGTCACGGACGCGtcaatactatatatgtggggtttgtgttatgatttagactttttttgtgttatacgtcttctttatatgttatggggcttatgggcaacatctgcttgttcatgataatactctgcaatactgatttattgcagggtattagttgtgtcagcctatgcacatgcataggctgacactgtgcctttgagATGGCCtttcctgatcggaccccagggctgtcataGAGTCAATCGGTGCCCCCTAAAGATGGCGCGAGGCGGACGATCgtggggggaaagacccccccaaagGTAGGTTAAATGACCCAGTCatgctgaccgtggcatttacctggttaaacacccgcgattggagcccactccgtccgcgggtgttacactggggtgtcagctgttggTTACAGACGGCACCCTGTGTATCCCGATGCACgttagatcttgagctgaaccggcatcagctctctgtgtgatatatcggacgctgagcgttaagtcactgcgctcagcctCTGATATATGATATACACGCTAagtggttaaagagaacctgtcaccagattcaaTAAAAGCGTTATTACAAGTTCCTATAGCACTTTACTAACTTGTTTCCacactgtttttagctaaaaaaaaatgcacagttcctatccccagaaaatgaagtttgtaaACCTACCTGGCACCCTGGCTGAAAGAGAAGGGTGCCCCAAGGGCATGTGTTATGAGGTGAAAGGAATATTGCCTTGTATGAATGTCTGCAGAGAAAGAGCAAGAGCATGAGGTGAGAGAAACACTGCCTTGCATGTTAGCACACACCTTTTAGGGACCCTGCTCCACCAGACAGGGTGCCAGGTAGGTTTACAAACTTAGTTTTTTGGGGATTGGAACTATCCATTTTAGCTAATTGAGGACTGATTATGTGTCTGCATTTGTTTAGCTGATGTGGAGTCTAGAGTCTGTATTTAGGAGGTCTGTATTTAGTTTCACTGAAAATTTTCCAATAAatacagtttattttatattataatagCTGTAGCTCCGGTCGTTGCCcagaatagtaaataactgctcttagctataacaaaatagaataggttaacaaaaaatattttatatgtatctatagacagtctctgtcactgaccaacTCTATGagagactgtctgtctctggaagtctctttcggtgactgtctctgacactcattCAAGTGTCTCTagaactctcattccagtgactgcctctgACATTCTCATTCTGCCGGGAGGCTCTTGAGTGCCTCCAGCACTTTTACAAAGATATTATTTTGGCAATAACAAAGCCAGAAAACTTGTAGAACACAGTCCCCCTTCCCCTAGATGTAACAAGCAGCCTACATGCGGTTTctcacatggcgtttttaaacgcatccaaaaacaCACGTGGAGGGGATTTGGGCAAAACGCAAATATATTTCCCATAAAACACATGTGTTTCATtggaaacgcacatgcgttttggcAAACCCCCACCCCACCAACACATGGGATACCATTCTGCTTAGGACActttaccaccagtaatctggtggtaataTCCTTTAGCCCATTTAACAACATGCTTAcagtggtttataaggtcaattctgctgacaggttccctttaaacttttagTTTCCATTTAGCTCCCCTTAAGTGCAGACCCCTGATATAGGTATGAACTGGGCCTTATTCTTTTATTGCAACACTGAACAGCTGATAGCATGAACTTATGTGGAGCAGGTCCTAGGTTTTGGAAACCTGAAACCTGATCATCTGATGTTGATGACTTGTCCTATGAATATTTCACAGACTTTGAAATCTGCAACCTTAGATTACTCATTGctgaaaacgccacgtgtgaacgcatccTCAGTAAGCATATAAGACGCAAAGAGCATGTGATGTGCGATTACTGAGGTCCGCATTTAGCTCCCGTGCACACCTGCACTTAGTATACACAACTGTTTCTTACTTATATACTAGACTCAGGGGAGAAGAGAGCAGGGAGGACGCCTCACTTTTACGAACACTTCCTTCCACCATATTTGAAAGACAGTGAAGGACATGACCGCACAGGTCACGCCGCCTCGAAAGCTCCGCCCCCTCATGACTGACAATCCTCCGGCGTCACGTCCCGCCCCGCAGACTCTGACGTCTGCGCGATCCCCTCACTATCCAATGAAAAGACGCGAAGTAGAAAATTGACATTGCTTTAGACCAATAAaaagcagagccctccctgtgacGTGAAGCCTGTGCCCTTCTTGTATCCGCCCCCGGAGGTAGACTTGCTGAGTGCTCCTTCTCCTCTGCTGCTCTCTCCTTCTGCCGCCGCCATGTTAGGAGCTGTTGGACGCTGCTCCGCCGGGGCCCTCAGGGCCTTCAAGCCGGCCGCCAGCTCCCTGCAGCTTGGCCAGACCCTGCTGAGGAGCTCTCCTGCTGCGCTGCTCGCACGTAAGTATGCTGGCCGGCCTGCGCTGCGGTGACCTAGCTGTGTCATTGAGTAGCGGCTAGGCCTCTGTCGTCCCGGGCGGGCCTGCAGCATGGCGGGGGTGACAGTGCGAGTCCTCTGTGCCCGGGGCTGTGGTTACCCTCTGTAGTAGCACATGGGGCAGCTGGGGCTGGGGCCGCTGTACCCGGCTCCTCATTACTCAGTCTCTGACCTTGTGCTCGGCCCTCACCGCATCGGCGCGGCTCCTGTGTGCACGGCGCTGCGGTACCGCGGAGTGCATCGTCTCACATCTCCTATAGAATCTGTGCATGACCTTCGCCCTGTGCACGGGCCGGGTGACACCTTGTCCTTGTGGGGGATCACAGCAGAGGTGAAGTGTGTGCAGAGGTTGTGCCTCTCCTGTGGATTACTACGGGGTTAACTTGCCCTCACATGGGGAAGGTGAAGCCTGATGCGCACATATTATAGGGGTCTGACTTGTCTTGTTGGCTGCTGTTCACACCTGCACTGATGTCAATAAGTGATTGTTGCATATCCTCCTCTGAGCCTTCCCCAGGCTGATATTCTGCAGTGGAGGGTCTCGGTTATAACAACATAATTCTCCTCCTGTGATGATCATCAATCATGACTTTCGTTCTTCTGAGTTTTCTGAAGCAACTTAATGATCTGAGAAGGAAGTAAATGCAGACCTAAAGGTCATCTTGGAGTTTAAATCATAAACAAGTGTTATTATAAAATTACTTGCCCCTCTTGTGTTCCTTGACCTTCCCTACAGGGGTTAGCTTGCCCTGACATGGGAAAAGGTCAAGACTTGTCCTGCTGGATGCTGTTCACACTTGCTGATTTCAATAAATTACAGTGATTGTCACAACCATGTACAGCACTCTTTACACACAGTATGATTGATCCTAgtccatgtgaacacagccttaccaCGCTTTACTTTCCTTTCCAGAGAGAGACTATGCAGCTCAGGCTGCCACCGCTGCCAAGGCAGGCACAGCTAATGGCCGCATTGTCGCTGTCATCGGAGCCGTTGTCGACGTCCAGTTTGATGAAGGCCTGCCACCAATCCTGAATGCTCTTGAGGTCCAGGGCAGGGACAGCAGGCTGGTTCTGGAAGTTGCACAGCACTTGGGTAAAGTGGACCTATTCTTGTGTACAGTCTATAGTACTGGGAGGCCTTGTTAAGATGGCCACTTCTCTGGGAGTAGGGGGGCCTTTCTCGGGCTGATATTCTCCAGTGGAGGATATAATATTCTCCTTCTTTGATGATCATCAATCATGACTTTCGTTCTTCTGAGTCTTCTGAAGCAACTTAATGATCTGAGAAGGTGTAAATGCAGACTTAAAGGTCATCTTGGAGTTAAAAATCATAGTAGTTATTATAAAACTATTTACTCCTCTTGTGATCCTTGACCTTCCCTTCTGCTGTACATGACCCCTGCAGCCAAACACTGGTCTCTTTGCTGATTATATGTATGCAGCCAGATTGCTGAGGGAAGTGCTTGGCCTCTGTGGTCATGAGGATGTCCTTGAACTTGGTAACCTGTAATTTCTTatcctaagttttttttttttaatcttttgataAGCGACTCTGAAATCCTGGACATCCTTTTCTGTATAAATCATGGAGTTTTCATTTTGGAATAGGGGAGAACACTGTCCGTACCATTGCTATGGATGGTACCGAAGGTTTGGTTAGAGGGCAGAAGGTCCTGGACACTGGCACCCCAATCAGAATTCCTGTTGGTCCTGAGACCCTTGGAAGAATTATGAATGTCATCGGTGAACCAATTGATGAAAGAGGCCCGATTACTACCAAACAGTGAGTGGTGATCCAAATCAATTTACCAATTAAATTCTGGCTTGCATTATTGAAACTGGATTTGCAGAATGGGCTCACGTGATAAGATTTCTTTCCCCTCATGTTATAGTATAAAGGCCTAAAGAGCTTAATGTCTCCATTCAGCATTACGTAGGTTGCTGTACCATATGCTTGATGCACATTTGTAGTGGGATTTAAGTTGTATCCTGCTATATATTTCCTTTGAAATTACTCCTGAACTGAACTGATGGGTATTACTTACCTCTTGCACAGTCTCATTGCTTGTCACTTTGTACATACAGGTTCGCTGCCATCCATGCTGAAGCACCAGAGTTTGTTGAAATGAGTGTTGAGCAGGAAATTCTGGTTACTGGAATCAAGGTGGTAGATCTTCTTGCTCCCTACGCTAAAGGAGGAAAAATCGGTATGTTGGTTTTTATTTGGTGATCCTTGGGTAAAGATTTATGCTAAGTACCTGTCATGCAGACAATAAACTAGCCACCTGGTCTCCAAAAAAGGAGGAAAGACTATGTCTTACTGGGGATTAGTTAGTTTCTGAAACACTACTGACGTTTCTTGTGGTGATTTTATTGATTTGACTTTCGTTCTTCTGAGACTACTGAAGACGTTATCAATCTGAAGAAACTCTTAAAGGGATACTGTCATCAGACGTTTCTCTGCTTCTCCCATAGAGAAGAGTAGACATAAACAAAGTCTCTTTTTATAGTAACTGTCTTTTATCCAATAGGAGTTAAAGTTTACCAGGGGGACTAAGctttgcatacagaaaggtagtgGCCTGTGAGGAGGAGTTTCCCCCTTGCCAGGCATCAATTTCAAATAAAAACCATCCATATCCTTCCCGCCTCACCCCTCAGAACATAAATGTCTGCCCCACtaaccactcccatgggactagagacacagctctgtatataaagGTATATTTGatctaacttaaaaaaaaaattaggtaaaagctagttttactataaaacctctttagcaatgtgtacactattctctataggaACTTGGAGGAGCCAGAACAAGGGCTCTTGACAAGATTCTTTACTAAAGCCATCTAGTTAATGCAGGCTTATTATAGGTttcttatgtgtttttttttttttttttttaatttttaggtttgttCGGTGGTGCTGGTGTGGGTAAAACCGTACTTATTATGGAGCTGATCAACAATGTGGCCAAAGCCCATGGTGGTTACTCCGTGTTTGCTGGAGTAGGAGAACGTACCCGTGAAGGGAATGACTTATACCATGAAATGATTGAGTCTGGTGTCATTAACCTGAAGGATACCACATCTAAGGTTAGTGTCTTTCTTCCTCCCACACCATGTATGTAGAGCTTACATTGTCCAGCAGCCTTCTGTGTCACACTTATGTACCGTATAATGAACAAATAAATAAGAAACAGACctaccctctagggcagtgatctGATATTGATTTGTCATGGCTATTGCTTTTATAGAAGCCTAGTTGCTACTTCTGTAATTGGATGTTTCATGTGCCAAAAGCCTCCACTTCTATAGAAAGTGGGTAGATCCATTCTGATCAGGTATAGATGAGTCCCCATCACTGTTTGCTTCTCTGCAGTACTATCTTTTGGTTGTAGTCGCATGTTTTGCCGCTGATCCGCTCTACAGAAATCCTTGGCGCATTAATGGGAAGCGTGAATAGTTAAAATATTCTTTTACACTTGCTATAGGTAGCCCTGGTATACGGACAGATGAATGAACCCCCAGGTGCCAGGGCTCGTGTTGCTCTGACTGGTTTGACTGTTGCTGAATACTTCAGAGATCAAGAAGGACAAGATGTGCTGCTTTTCATTGACAATATCTTCAGGTTTACCCAGGCTGGTTCAGAGGTAATTGCCAAATCAACACAAGTCTGTCCTAGGTACATCTTTGGTGCGTTCTGGAATGCTGACCCTGTCCACTTTCTGTAGGTGTCTGCCTTGCTGGGCCGTATTCCCTCTGCTGTGGGCTACCAACCAACCCTGGCCACTGACATGGGTACTATGCAGGAGAGAATTACAACCACAAAGAAGGGATCTATTACTTCTGTGCAGGTTTGTATCTGTAGCAGGCTAGTGTTCTCTAACATTTAAGACTTTGGCTTAGTTTAGTGTGACACTAGTATGTGTCTAAATAAAATTATCCAAAATCCTTTAAATGTAGTGTAACTTTGTAAACCAAGTTTCTCAAGAGAACTTTAAATGGGGTTTAGCTGTACTGGGTGTTGACCACTGGAAAATCTCTTGATTAGATCATCTTTAACAGATTCTTTTACGGCAACTGTCCTTTCACACTCTGTATGAATTTGCTCCTACTTATTGCCTGAGATGATGAGTAACTTAGACTTTCGTTCTTCTGAGTTTGCTGAAGCAACTCGTTCTGTTTCTGACAAGGCATCAATAACACCCAATCTACAGTCCTGCCTGTGGCTCCTCTAAGCTTTTCACTTTTTCTCTCTTAATAGGCCATCTATGTGCCTGCTGATGACTTGACAGATCCTGCCCCTGCCACCACATTTGCTCACTTGGATGCCACAACTGTGTTGTCACGTGCTATTGCTGAGCTTGGAATCTACCCagctgtggatcctctggattCCACCTCCCGTATCATGGACCCCAACATTGTGGGCACAGAGCACTATGATGTAGCTCGTGGTGTGCAGAAGATCTTGCAGGTTTGTACTTTGCATGCACAAATTGCACTTTAGACCTTGAAgagcaaaataaaaattaaagttttttctttccctttttatAGGACTACAAatcactgcaggatattattgcCATCTTGGGTATGGATGAACTGTCAGAAGAAGACAAACTTACTGTAGCCAGAGCCCGTAAGATCCAGCGTTTCCTGTCTCAGCCTTTCCAGGTTGCTGAGGTTTTTACTGGGCACTTGGGCAAACTGGTTCCTCTTAAAGAAACCATCAAGGGATTCAAGCAGATCCTTCATGGTAACTATGACCTGAAATGGTTGGAATACTGTAATGAGAAATTGGGCAATTGGATATCTAATCCACcttttttcatttcaattttgCAGGTGAATACGATCACTTGCCTGAACAGGCTTTTTACATGGTAGGACCTATTGAAGAAGCTGTAACAAAGGCTGAGAAACTAGCAGAAGAGCACTCTTAAAGACTTGATAAAACGTTTCCTTGAAAGCACTCATCCACAACACCTTCATCCTCAGTAATTCTTTTTGCCTGTCTAATGGATAGTGTCGGCAAAGTGTATTTAAAATTTCCAATAAAACATCTGTGTACAGACCACATTTGTATGGTGTGAGCTTTTGGTTAAATAACACACAATTGCAGCAATAAGTTACACTACTAGTCTCTTTTACAGGCCTCTTTAGTTGCCACAACCTTAACAGCCACTGGAAAGTCTACTAAATGCATACTATAGATCCGTTTTATTGGTCTAGGTATTTCTTGTGCTACCATTGTTATACTCTAAAAATTTGCAACACTTGGCTGCTTCTGAGCATTTGTTCTGTGATGCCAGTAATTTCCTAATTTCATATAGGCAAaggtaccctgtttccccaaaaataagacggtgtcttatattttttttgctcctaaagaggcactaggtcttcaGGGGATGTctaatttttccatgaacaagaatttacatttattggtgaacaaaaaaataaacttctcaAACATCcttaactctccaaactctgggGACAAATTTTCCAATGGTTaaatctcatgtttagcaatggcACTTTTcttaaatgaccacttcatgtccatgtagtGCATTTGTGCTGCAACAGTCAGTAATTTTATTCCACAAaatcttcacccatgtcacaatctATAAAAGATCAACTAATGTACAGCTTGTGGGGAGATGTAGCAATGACTgcagctaggtcttattttcaggggaggccttgtaTTTCTTTGAACAAAATTGAACTAGgtctttcgggggatgtcctattttaggggaaactggGTAATGTGGTAGGTTGTAAATGACAACTTTTAGTGAAGAAAATAACTATCTAGTTTGTAGAATCTGTTAACTATGGAATGGTTTTTATGCTGCTTTACCTAGTTACCTCATTCTATACATGAGGGAAAATGCCATTGTATAACCTTAATCTTCTCAGGAAAAAAACCTTGCTTTTCCATAGCGTTCCCCATGACGGCACCAACTGGAGGAttacccttgacctctgtagggacaggaagcagaggttaaataccccaccccggcatccgtacaccagtggcttcctgtccctacacagggcagggagtagagagaagtctctcctcatccccagtagttggGACGGTGAGGTGGGACCAAAGTGGCGCAGGGAATCGTCCCTTACCCTAAGGCAGTCTCTGCCTCGATCGGACTCCcgtcctttcctctgccacaaAACAGACGCCGATTCCTCTGGCTGTGCCCGCAGCTCCGaagctaaggacacccggagcgtgtCCATCGCTGGAAATGACGGGACTGGATGTGACATCACGATGGCGCGACCCGGaacaggagcgtggagcggtaagattGAAAAGCGAGGTattcacgttgatctgaggtctaatagtCGCACTCTGGCCCTGACTCAAGTAACGCTGAGATCGAACGCTATTCTAGGCATTTCTCAGCTATCAAGGTCGGTTACATGCTGTATGGTTACCTCATATGTGTCATATACGATCTAGgtctatatacatgtgtatatttcTCTTAGGGGGTTGTGCAGTATATCCCTCATTCAAGATACTTTAAGGTACTCCTTCATTTATATTCCACTTGGTTAAATGTCAGTATCTCACATTTCTATTAAATGTTTAGGCTTGCTGATATCAGTGGTcccacaattgggaatatggagacacatggcatggaggcttcgagtctggacctcatatccttgaaccctgtaagtagggttaattagggatagggtggtgggtcacccacagCCCCATATTATCACATAAGGTGTCCGGTTAAGGACTAATtacttctccttctccttggtaggaGCCCAGGGAAAAGAAGGACAAAAGGAGAGCTAAAGATCAGTCAGGCACAAAGAAAACCACTTCAAAAAAGTGCAATATGTGCTTAGAAAAACTCCCTACGGACTACAAAAAACCAGTCTGTAAAATCTGCGTGGATAACCTACTCAGAGAAGAGTCTCATTTGTGGATGAAATGCATAGTTTTATCAGGGACAAAGTTAAAACATCTATAGCGTCATCCATAACAGCTTTTATACCTCAAGAGCCTCCGCATAAGACAGTTATAGAATCCATATCAGACTCAGGAGGGACCAAGGAATCTATTGATATGGAGGCTAGATATTTACTAGCATCCGAAGATATGGAACCACTTCTAAAGGCTATGAGGGATACCCTCAAAATTGAGGAGATAGAGACCAAATCTATTCAAGATGAGTTATTCGGACTTCTTAAAGGTAAGAAGAAGCAAGTGTTTCCTATAAATAACTCTCAAGGAATTGATACTAGAAGAATGGAGAGAGCCGGAGAGCAGAATCTCCATGTCCAGAGTTTAAAAACCGTCTCTTTTGATGAAGCAGAAACCAAAATTTGGAACTCTACCCCTAAAGTTGACATCCAGGTCACCAAAAAGACGGACCTTCCATTCGAGGATGCAATCCAGCTAAGGGATCCCCTGGATAGGAAGGCGGACAGCCTTCTAAAAAAGACATGGGAGTGTGCCATGTTAAATCTAAAATCAAATATTGCCATGACATCCATGGCGCGCACTCTTTCACTGGATTACCGAATTAGGTCATGTTAGAGACGGTACTCCAAGAGAAATGTTGAGTACGTTCTCCACTTTAAGAGCAGCTACAGCCTTCATCGCAGATGCCTCAGCGGAAGGAGTGAGAGTAAGCGCCAAGGAAGGTGCACTGTCAAATTCAGTCAGAAGATCACTTTGGCTTCGCCAGTGGACTGATGATTTCAGATCGAAGTCAAAGTTATGTGGTATTCCATTCGAAGGGGAATACCTATTCGGTTCTGAACTTGACACACTTTTGGAGAAAGCGGCGGACAGAAAGAAAGGGTTTCCGGAATCCAGGAGTAACCCAAGGAAACAACCCTTTCGGGACTCTAAGGACATAAAACAGCCCTTTAGAGGGAAAGGCAAACAGGGCagatggagctaccctaaaggagggagaggaagaggCTTCCTACTCAGTGCCAGCAACTCTGCCCCAGCGTacagaaaacaatgacgccagggtggggggaagactattGAAGTTCCATTCACAATGGGCTCGGATAACATCAAAtccctggatactaagtattcttcAGGAAGGTTACCATCTAGAACTAACCTCTCTTCCTCCCAGAAAATTTGTTCTGACAGAGCAGCCCTCAGAAAACCTCTCAACCTCACTATGGTCGGAGATACAAAAACTAATTCAGTTGGATGTCATCATCCCGGTAGCTCAGGAACAATTAAAAGgacactactctcccctcttcttaataaaaataaaacgtaCTGAACAGGTACGTACAGTAtcgaaaattcaagatggaaacagTGAGCTCGGCAGCCGTTCTGATCCAACCAGGAGCATTTATGTGTACGATAGATCTGAGAGATGCGTACTACCATGTGCCAATACATCTAAAATCTCAAAAATTCCTCAGATTCGCAGTACGATCGCCTTGGGGAGAGGAAGTCCACTATCAGTACAAGGCGCTGCCCTTTGGGATTTCTTCGGCCCCAAggacattcacaaagatcatggtcGAAGTGATAGCTTTCCTGAGGCGGAAAGGGATACTAGTCATCCCCTACCTGGACGATTTGTTAGTGGTGGCCAGTTCAAAACAAGAGCTAATACACCACCGAGATATCACAATGACGATCCTACAACAGTTAGGATGGATGATAAACTTGGAAAAGTCCAGACTAACCCCAAGTACAAAAGTTGTCTTTCTAGGAACATTATTGGACTCGATCCAGCAGATGTCCTTCTTACCGCCAGAAAAAGCAACAAGACTGATACAACAGATTATAATGTTTCAAAAAAGAAATCATTGCACGATAAGGGAAGCCATGAGGATTCTGGGAATTATTACATCTTCCATACAAAGTGTACAGTGGAGCCAAAGTCGCACCAGAGCCCTTCAAAGTTGGAT includes:
- the ATP5F1B gene encoding ATP synthase subunit beta, mitochondrial; translation: MLGAVGRCSAGALRAFKPAASSLQLGQTLLRSSPAALLAQRDYAAQAATAAKAGTANGRIVAVIGAVVDVQFDEGLPPILNALEVQGRDSRLVLEVAQHLGENTVRTIAMDGTEGLVRGQKVLDTGTPIRIPVGPETLGRIMNVIGEPIDERGPITTKQFAAIHAEAPEFVEMSVEQEILVTGIKVVDLLAPYAKGGKIGLFGGAGVGKTVLIMELINNVAKAHGGYSVFAGVGERTREGNDLYHEMIESGVINLKDTTSKVALVYGQMNEPPGARARVALTGLTVAEYFRDQEGQDVLLFIDNIFRFTQAGSEVSALLGRIPSAVGYQPTLATDMGTMQERITTTKKGSITSVQAIYVPADDLTDPAPATTFAHLDATTVLSRAIAELGIYPAVDPLDSTSRIMDPNIVGTEHYDVARGVQKILQDYKSLQDIIAILGMDELSEEDKLTVARARKIQRFLSQPFQVAEVFTGHLGKLVPLKETIKGFKQILHGEYDHLPEQAFYMVGPIEEAVTKAEKLAEEHS